A genomic region of Thunnus maccoyii chromosome 13, fThuMac1.1, whole genome shotgun sequence contains the following coding sequences:
- the txndc15 gene encoding thioredoxin domain-containing protein 15: MTGFLNTLHISYVLFFTLYHSNIQTFSSVTAQENDESLELVLSEDAVSDLENSPKFVESEDLESLPKRQFKTAEIADAVMGTETPIDPSDIESLFPKNVKDFQSGFSPPCDENSALCGSPAPAAKGASLEERSIDTSQQVTLDMVHAEVTATEEQNSTETAKTYKVNCDKRNITGMDNFTVQVLNASQDLMEYLNANSTECSVVLFFTTWCQFSASLAPHFNALPRVFPSMHFLALDASQHSSLSTRFGTVAVPNILLFQGAKPMARFNHTDRTLDMLTSFITNQTGFEADPNRNVTDADRLGPLPSVPVRSIDWLLVFSVLFIMGFTTYAILRTDSIRWLIPGQEHEHQD, from the exons ATGACGGGGTTTTTGAACACACTTCACATCTcgtatgttttattttttacgtTGTATCACTCTAACATTCAGACGTTTTCGTCTGTGACAGCACAAG AGAATGATGAATCACTGGAGCTCGTGCTGTCAGAGGATGCAGTGTCCGACTTGGAGAACAGCCCCAAGTTTGTGGAGTCAGAAGACCTGGAATCTCTGCCGAAGAGGCAGTTCAAGACAGCAGAGATTGCAGACGCTGTGATGGGGACTGAAACCCCCATCGATCCATCTGACATTGAGTCTCTCTTCCCCAAAAATGTGAAAGACTTTCAGTCAGGCTTCTCCCCGCCTTGTGACGAGAACAGCGCCCTGTGTGGTTCACCTGCTCCGGCTGCTAAAGGAGCATcactggaggagaggagcaTTGACACGTCACAGCAG GTCACTCTTGACATGGTGCATGCGGAAGTCACGGCAACAGAGGAACAGAACTCCACAGAGACGGCGAAGACATACAAGGTCAACTGTGATAAGAGGAACATCACAGGAATGGACAACTTCACTGTGCAGGTCCTCAACGCTTCACAG GACCTGATGGAGTACCTGAATGCTAACAGCACAGAGTGCTCTGTGGTGCTTTTCTTCACCACCTGGTGCCAATTCTCAGCCAGCCTCGCACCTCACTTCAACGCCCTGCCTCGAGtctttcccagcatgcatttccTGGCACTGGATGCCTCGCAGCACAGCAG CCTCTCGACGAGGTTTGGGACGGTGGCAGTTCCCAACATCCTGCTGTTCCAGGGGGCCAAACCCATGGCTCGCTTCAACCACACAGACAGAACGCTGGACATGCTCACCTCCTTCATCACTAACCAGACAG GGTTTGAAGCGGACCCCAACAGAAACGTGACAGACGCAGACCGCCTGGGCCCCCTCCCCAGTGTCCCGGTGAGGAGCATCGACTGGTTGCTGgtcttctctgtcctcttcaTCATGGGCTTTACTACGTACGCCATCCTGCGGACAGACAGCATCCGCTGGCTCATACCGGGACAGGAGCACGAGCATCAGGACTGA
- the LOC121909970 gene encoding tripartite motif-containing protein 16-like has product MAQQVIQLNREKLSCSICLDLLKDPVTIPCGHSYCMSCIKDCWDVEDQKKIYSCPQCRQSFTLRPVLVKNTMLAELVEELKKVGLKTAPPDWCYAGPGDVACDFCTESKLKAVKSCLVCMASFCEQHLQPHYDVPPLKKHKLVEATLKLQENICSHHDEVMKIFCRTDQQCICYLCSMDEHKGHDTVSAAAERAEKQTQLGVSQQKIQQRIQDREKDVKVLQQEVEAINLSADKAVNDSEKIFKELICLIEKRSSEVKQQIRSQQKTEVSRVKELEEMMQQEISELRRKDAELDQLSHTEDHLHFLNNYPSLCQVSESTDLPGINICSLWYFEDVTTAVSEATTKLQAVLSEEWTKISQTVTEVDVLLAQDEPKTRTKFLRYSQKITLDPNTAHACLTLCKSNKKATLMAVEQLYSSHPDRFLEWWQVLSREGLTGRCYWEVEWSGVVDIAVTYKDITRTGTMDKCGFGFNEKSWTLECNSRGSTQFRHNKILTPISSPLSSRVGVYLDHSAGILTFYSVSETMTLLHRVQTTFTQPLYPGFWLPDPAGGTAELCDLKYK; this is encoded by the coding sequence ATGGCGCAGCAAGTGATTCAGCTGAACCGAGAAAAACTGAGCTGTTCGATTTGTCTGGATCTTCTGAAAGATCCAGTAACTATTCCTTGTGggcacagctactgcatgagctgtattaaagaCTGCTGGGATGTGGAAGATCAAAAGaaaatctacagctgccctcagtgtaGGCAGAGCTTCACACtgaggcctgtcctggtgaaaaacaccatgttagcagagTTAGTGGAGGAACTAAAGAAAGTAGGACTCAAAACTGCTCCACCTGATTGGTGCTATGCGGGACCTGGAGACGTGGCCTGTGATTTCTGCACTGAGTCGAAGCTGAAAGCTgtcaagtcctgtctggtgtgtatGGCTTCTTTCTGTGAGCAACACCTCCAGCCTCACTATGATGTACCACcgttaaagaaacacaagctggttGAAGCCACTTTAAAGCttcaggagaacatctgctctcacCACGACGAGGTGATGAAGATTTTCTGCCGCACTGATCAGCAgtgtatctgttatctctgctccatggatgaacataaaggccacgacacagtctcagctgcagcagaaagggcTGAGAAGCAGACACAGCTGGGAGTGAGtcagcaaaaaatccaacaGAGAATCCAGGACCGAGAGAAAGACGTGAAAGTGCTTCAACAAGAGGTGGAGGCTATCAATCTGTCTGCTGATAAGGCTGTGAATGACAGTGAGAAAATCTTCAAGGAGTTGATCTGTCTCAttgagaaaagaagctctgaagtgaagcagcagatcagatctcAGCAGAAAACTGAAGTAAGTCGAGTTAAAGAGCTTGAGGAGATGATGCAGCAGGAGATAAGTGAGCTGAGGAGGAAAGATGCTGAGCTGGACCAGCTCTCGCACACAGAAGATCACCTTCATTTTCTAAACAACTACCCCTCACTCTGTCAAGTGAGTGAATCTACAGACTTACCCGGCATCAATATCTGTTCTCTCTggtactttgaggatgtgactaCAGCTGTGTCAGAGGCCACAACTAAACTGCAGGCTGTTCTGAGTGAAGAATGGACAAAAATCTCAcagacagtgactgaagtggatGTTTTACTGGCACAAGATGAGCCCAAGACCAGAACCAAGTTTTTGAGATATTCACAGAAAATCACATTGGATCCTAATACAGCACATGCATGTTTGACACTGTGTAAGAgcaacaaaaaagcaacattaatGGCAGTAGAACAGTTATATTCaagtcacccagacagatttcTTGAATGGTGGCAGGTCCTTAGTAGAGAGggtctgactggacgttgttactgggaggtggagtggagcgGGGTGGTTGACATCGCAGTCACATACAAGGATATTACCAGGACAGGGACCATGGACAAATGTGGATTTGGATTTAATGAAAAGTCTTGGACATTAGAATGTAACAGCAGAGGTTCAACTCAATTCAGACATAATAAAATCTTAACTCCCATCTCAAgtcctctgtcctccagagtcggagtgtacctggatcacagtgCAGGTATTCTGACTTTCTACAgtgtctctgaaaccatgactctcctccacagagtccagaccacgttcactcagcctctctatccCGGATTTTGGCTTCCAGATCCTGCTGGAGGCACTGCTGAGTTATGTGATCTCAAGTATAAATGA
- the LOC121909972 gene encoding tripartite motif-containing protein 16-like: MAQQVIQLNREKLSCSICLDLLKDPVTIPCGHSYCMSCIKDCWDVEDQKKIYSCPQCRKRFTPRPVLVKNTMFAELVEELKTVGLKAAPPDRCYAGPGDVACDYCTERKLKAVKSCLVCMASYCEQHLQPHYNVALLKKHKLVEATLKLQENICSHHDEVMKIFCRTDQQCICYLCSMDEHKGHNTVSAAAERAEKQTQLGVSQQKIQQRIQDREKDVKVLQQEVKAINLSADKAVNDSEKIFKELICLIEKRSSEVKQQIRSQQKTEVSRVKELEEKMQQEISELRRKDAELDQLSHTEDHLHFLNNYPSLSQVSESTDLPTINICSLWYFEDVTTAVSEATTKLQAVLSEEWTKISQTVTEVDVLLALDEPKTRTKFLRYSQKITLDPNTAHTRLSLCESNRKATLMAVEQLYSSHPDRFLERWQVLSREGLTGRCYWEVEWSGKVVIAVAYKNISRTGTRDNCGFGLNEKSWTLECNSRGSTQFRHNKILTPISGPLSSRVGVYLDHSAGILTFYSVSETMTLLHRVQTTFTQPLYPGFWLPNPLGGTAELCDLKYK; this comes from the coding sequence ATGGCGCAGCAAGTGATTCAGCTGAACCGAGAAAAACTGAGctgttcgatctgtctggatcttCTGAAAGATCCAGTAACTATTCCTTGTGggcacagctactgcatgagctgtattaaagaCTGCTGGGATGTGGAAGATCAAAAGaaaatctacagctgccctcagtgcaggaAGAGattcacaccgaggcctgtcctggtgaaaaacaccatgtttgCAGAGTTAGTGGAGGAACTAAAGACAGTAGGACTCAAAGCTGCTCCACCCGATCGGTGCTATGCGGGACCTGGAGACGTGGCCTGTGATTACTGCACtgagaggaagctgaaagctgtcaagtcctgtctggtgtgtatGGCTTCTTACTGTGAGCAACACCTCCAGCCTCACTACAATGTAGcgcttttaaaaaaacacaagctggttGAAGCCACTTTAAAGCttcaggagaacatctgctctcacCACGACGAGGTGATGAAGATTTTCTGCCGCACTGATCAGCAgtgtatctgttatctctgctccatggatgaacataaaggccacaacacagtctcagctgcagcagaaagggcTGAGAAGCAGACACAGCTGGGAGTGAGtcagcaaaaaatccaacaGAGAATCCAGGACCGAGAGAAAGACGTGAAAGTGCTTCAACAAGAGGTGAAGGCTATCAATCTGTCTGCTGATAAGGCTGTGAATGACAGTGAGAAAATCTTCAAGGAGTTGATCTGTCTCAttgagaaaagaagctctgaagTGAAGCAACAGATCAGATCTCAGCAGAAAACTGAAGTAAGTCGAGTTAAAGAGCTTGAGGAGAAGATGCAGCAGGAGATAAGTGAGCTGAGGAGGAAAGATGCTGAGCTGGACCAGCTCTCGCACACAGAAGATCACCTTCATTTTCTAAACAACTACCCCTCACTCTCTCAAGTGAGTGAATCTACAGACTTACCCACTATCAATATCTGTTCTCTCTggtactttgaggatgtgactaCAGCTGTGTCAGAGGCCACAACTAAACTGCAGGCTGTTCTGAGTGAAGAATGGACAAAAATCTCAcagacagtgactgaagtggatGTTTTACTGGCACTAGACGAGCCCAAGACCAGAACCAAGTTTTTGAGATATTCACAGAAAATCACATTGGATCCtaatacagcacacacacgTTTGTCACTGTGTGAGAgcaacagaaaagcaacattaaTGGCAGTAGAACAGTTATATTCcagtcacccagacagattctTAGAAAGGTGGCAGGTCCTTAGTAGAGAGggtctgactggacgttgttactgggaggtggagtggagcgGGAAGGTTGTCATTgcagtcgcatacaagaatatTAGCAGGACAGGGACCAGGGACAATTGTGGATTTGGATTAAATGAAAAGTCATGGACATTAGAATGTAACAGCAGAGGTTCAACTCAATTCAGACATAATAAAATCTTAACTCCCATCTCAGgtcctctgtcctccagagtcggagtgtacctggatcacagtgCAGGTATTCTGACTTTCTACAgtgtctctgaaaccatgactctcctccacagagtccagaccacgttcactcagcctctctatccCGGATTTTGGCTTCCAAATCCTCTTGGAGGCACTGCTGAGTTGTGTGATCTCAAGTATAAATGA